The proteins below are encoded in one region of Aspergillus nidulans FGSC A4 chromosome III:
- a CDS encoding uncharacterized protein (transcript_id=CADANIAT00005781), translating to MALRMSGINHAAGIFADMSVDGPAIGTLVAVVDRAKNLPNRKTMGKQNPYCAARLGKEAQKTGTDVRGGQTPKWDQELRFTVHESPDYFRMKLSVFNDDKRTDLIGETWIDLQNLIIPGGSQSDQWHTLQFRGKYAGEIRLEMTYYDTRPEDEAVIERRTQGTERAKTSGSSRSGPVAVVPSPAPSSSSSSSLSGPRQLKEVKRRPLPSDHSSGPRPAPEKAYSSPAPLPVSHPPRAPYDGVPTPPSSSGMDYAHQPRHTAAPVIYDAPPRPRTYETPDDFGREWNAPPHHPPAGRGQPHYSEYYPTRAEQDYYARPRSGYENAPPADYRSMRQMPAGRQDPYYEDMHAEATRPSSRHYNQHPPDAYTYGPEELQPARYHHASSSMSSRHRIEYPQESEPYRQHNSLPRRGRSPSRYHAEYASMQPRVEDEDEEGAPPPPPVHRTAMAHPSPQLVPSPAPSYKAYSPEYGPRSTQDMKLPQPTELMLDPPPVTSTSMPPSLVAGLDPVVAEAESERFAREIRRRSGVLEEHLPGPNRSRDPSPSPISPPYPDNLPAEDHHRSLVSRRSVIAEAPSQQLVLRKSVSPRPPPSRGRGGSQPSVSQTPFSPDSFDSFNPNAARSVMNRDPAPAYTTPAEAMEAARRSEAAAARPEGPIIGDDGREIDPSDHLPTDTWAPEPDRKSRKPGVIVRFRNAPTRHSPAAPRPTSSYVSTSDGDRGRPGYGSNSGHGRTYSTPSSNPMPRRHSISPSPSPMYAPAPVGPPIPAKVPIGAPTGVQDALSRELNSIDIGSVGFSSSRAMRKYVPRPTGYAV from the exons ATGGCTCTCCGAATGTCGGGTATCAATCATGCTGCCGGCATCTTCGCCGACATGTCAGTGGACGGCCCGGCAATTGGCACCCTGGTGGCCGTCGTGGACCGTGCAAAGAACCTCCCCAACAGGAAGACAATGGGAAAGCAGAACCCTTACTGCGCTGCACGTCTAGGCAAAGAGGCCCAGAAAACTGGCACTGACGTGCGTGGAGGCCAGACGCCCAAGTG GGACCAGGAACTCCGCTTCACCGTGCACGAATCGCCGGACTATTTCCGAATGAAACTGTCGGTCTTCAATGATGATAAACGGACCGATCTGATTGGCGAGACCTGGATTGATCTACAGAATCTCATCATCCCTGGAGGCAGCCAGAGTGACCAATGGCACACTCTTCAGTTTCGTGGAAAATACGCCGGCGAGATTCGTCTCGAGATGACTTACTACGATACTAGAcccgaggatgaggctgtTATTGAGCGAAGAACGCAAGGGACGGAAAGGGCCAAAACAagtggcagcagcaggtcGGGCCCAGTAGCCGTCGTGCCGTCGCCGGcgccgtcctcgtcatcttcctcgtcacTCTCAGGACCGCGTCAGCTAAAAGAGGTCAAACGTCGACCTCTACCTTCCGATCACTCCAGCGGGCCCCGTCCTGCACCTGAGAAAGCGTACTCTTCTCCGGCCCCATTGCCAGTCTCGCATCCGCCTCGAGCTCCATATGATGGCGTCCCCACTCCTCCGTCTAGCTCTGGCATGGATTATGCCCACCAGCCGAGACATACTGCGGCGCCGGTGATCTATGATGCGCCGCCCCGTCCGCGAACCTATGAGACACCGGACGATTTTGGGCGAGAATGGAATGCACCTCCGCACCACCCACCCGCGGGCCGAGGCCAGCCACATTATTCAGAATATTACCCCACGAGAGCAGAACAGGATTACTATGCGCGACCTCGCTCTGGCTACGAGAACGCCCCGCCGGCTGATTATCGATCAATGAGACAAATGCCAGCAGGTCGACAAGATCCGTACTATGAAGACATGCATGCAGAAGCCACGCGGCCAAGCAGCCGTCATTACAATCAGCATCCCCCGGACGCATACACGTATGGTCCAGAAGAACTTCAGCCTGCTCGGTATCATCATGCGTCCAGTAGCATGTCTTCACGTCATCGCATTGAATACCCCCAGGAGAGCGAGCCTTATCGGCAGCATAACTCGCTTCCCAGGCGTGGCCGCAGCCCGAGCCGCTATCACGCAGAGTATGCCTCAATGCAGCCGCGggtagaagatgaagatgaagagggagcaccacctcctccgcctgttCATCGGACAGCAATGGCTCACCCTAGTCCGCAGTTAGTACCGTCACCAGCTCCTTCGTACAAAGCTTACTCTCCAGAGTACGGCCCCAGATCGACCCAAGACATGAAACTCCCCCAGCCTACGGAGCTGATGCTGGACCCCCCTCCAGTCACGAGCACGTCTATGCCGCCCAGCCTGGTCGCTGGGCTTGATCCGGTAGTTGCCGAGGCAGAGTCGGAGCGGTTTGCGCGTGAGATCCGGAGACGCAGTGGTGTTCTCGAGGAACACCTCCCAGGACCCAACCGCAGCCGCGACCCGTCCCCGTCCCCTATATCGCCACCTTACCCCGACAATCTCCCTGCGGAAGATCACCACCGATCACTTGTCAGTCGAAGATCCGTGATTGCAGAAGCTCCTTCGCAGCAGCTTGTTCTACGCAAATCGGTTAGCCCTAGGCCACCTCCTTCCAGAGGTCGCGGTGGCTCTCAGCCTTCAGTCTCTCAGACTCCATTTTCGCCAGACTCTTTCGACTCCTTCAATCCGAATGCTGCCCGCTCTGTTATGAATAGGGACCCAGCGCCGGCGTACACGACCCCCGCggaagccatggaagccgCGAGACGGAGCGAGGCCGCTGCAGCCCGACCAGAGGGTCCCATtattggcgacgacggccGCGAGATCGACCCATCCGACCATCTGCCTACAGATACATGGGCGCCGGAGCCAGACCGCAAATCGCGCAAACCTGGAGTGATTGTCCGCTTTCGGAACGCGCCCACCAGGCATAGTCCTGCAGCGCCCCGTCCCACATCTTCGTACGTCTCCACTTCGGACGGTGACCGCGGACGACCTGGGTATGGCAGCAATTCTGGACATGGACGAACTTATAGCACGCCGTCGTCGAATCCCATGCCACGTAGGCACTCgatctctccctctccatcgccaatGTATGCACCCGCCCCTGTCGGCCCTCCCATTCCAGCGAAAGTGCCCATCGGCGCACCGACTGGAGTTCAGGACGCGCTGAGCCGAGAGCTTAATTCAATTGATATTGGGTCTGTTGGTTTCAGTTCTAGTCGGGCAATGCGGAAATACGTACCTAGGCCC
- a CDS encoding uncharacterized protein (transcript_id=CADANIAT00005782), whose product MDNSEERGKVAVQRPTGDDLKRDFKGRQVAMFAIACSMGTGLTISSGTALTRGGPASLLISYLLIGFAVFFIMTALGEMAAYIPMKKGFSGYASRYAHPALGYAIAIPTNLTAAGLIVHYWRPDLNVGIWITVFGAMVILPNVCPALKRRICHGNYSQYQVTHINNFGESEFILSCIKLIVITTLILCCFIISAGGSPSGEKIGFKYWHSPGAYGQYLLGGRKGYLLGWWACMIQACFAYTGTEVVGVTFGEASNPRKTIPMAIRQTFWRILSFYVIGVWALTMAVPYTSSELVDATSKSTSAAASPFVVAISLAGIKVLPDIVNAGLLVFVVSSAASDIYCSSRSLYGLAKDGQAPKLLAKTLKNGVPAWSVCFAALFCVLGYMNAAKSASTIFEYFVSLATIFALLNWLSILLSYLNFRRGIKRQEISLKERSYCAVLQPYGAYYSMFITVLCIVFSGYDAFIPQFKADQFVLRYVGIVVYVGNFLFWRFYKGARYVRPCQMDLTTGFYDSVLEGSSDQINVEVPEKGEVEVRASEVEITTIGEDGKVAGR is encoded by the exons ATGGACAACAGCGAAGAGCGTGGCAAGGTTGCCGTCCAGAGGCCGACTGGCGATGATTTGAAGAGGGACTTCAAGGGCCGCCAGGTAGCGATGTTTGCAATTGCTTGCTCAATGGGAACCGGTCTTACAATCTCCTCTGGGACAGCATTGACTCGTGGTGGTCCGGCCAGTCTGTTGATTTCCTACCTTCTCATCGGTTTTGCagtcttcttcatcatgacTGCCCTGGGAGAGATGGCAGCCTATATTCCCATGAAGAAGGGGTTCTCTGGATATGCGAGTAGATACGCACATCCAGCTTTGGG TTATGCCATTGCGATACCCACAAACCTGACGGCGGCAGGATTGATCGTACACTACTGGAGACCAGACCTCAACGTAGGTATCTGGATCACAGTGTTTGGTGCAATGGTCATTCTACCCAATGTTTGTCCAGCCCTGAAGCGGCGTATCTGCCATGGCAACTACTCACAATACCAGGTCACCCATATCAACAATTTTGGCGAATCTGAGTTCATCCTCAGCTGCATCAAGCTCATTGTTATTACGACCCTCATCCTATGCTGTTTCATAATCTCCGCTGGCGGCTCTCCTTCTGGAGAAAAAATCGGCTTCAAGTACTGGCACAGCCCCGGCGCATATGGGCAGTATCTCCTCGGCGGCCGCAAAGGCTACCTACTCGGCTGGTGGGCGTGTATGATCCAAGCCTGCTTTGCATACACAGGAACCGAAGTCGTCGGAGTGACATTCGGCGAGGCAAGTAACCCGCGCAAGACCATCCCCATGGCCATAAGGCAGACCTTCTGGCGGATCCTCAGCTTCTACGTTATTGGTGTGTGGGCTCTCACCATGGCAGTTCCCTATACCAGTTCAGAGCTCGTAGATGCAACCTCAAAGTCTACTTCCGCTGCAGCTTCACCCTTTGTCGTCGCGATATCACTCGCGGGAATCAAGGTCCTCCCCGATATCGTCAATGCTGGCTTACTCGTTTTCGTCGTCAGTTCGGCCGCTTCAGATATTTACTGTTCGTCCCGCTCGCTCTATGGTCTAGCCAAAGACGGACAGGCGCCGAAGCTTTTGGCAAAAACATTGAAAAATGGCGTTCCAGCATGGAGTGTGTGTTTTGCTGCGCTTTTCTGTGTTCTGGGGTACATGAACGCCGCTAAATCTGCATCAACGATCTTTGAATACTTCGTCAGCCTGGCGACGATCTTTGCGCTGCTTAACTGGCTCAGTATCCTGCTTTCGTATCTCAACTTCAGACGTGGTATAAAGAGACAGGAAATCAGCTTGAAAGAGAGGTCTTATTGCGCTGTCCTGCAGCCTTATGGAGCTTACTACTCAATGTTCATTACTGTTCTCTGTATCGTCTTCTCTG GTTATGACGCATTCATCCCACAATTCAAAGCAGACCAGTTTGTGCTTCGGTATGTCGGGATCGTCGTCTACGTGGGcaacttcctcttctggcGGTTCTATAAGGGAGCCCGGTACGTGAGGCCCTGCCAGATGGATCTGACGACGGGATTCTATGATTCTGTCCTTGAAGGTTCTTCAGACCAGATTAATGTTGAAGTCCCTGAGAAGGGCGAGGTTGAGGTTCGGGCTAGTGAGGTAGAGATTACGACAATTGGGGAGGATGGGAAAGTCGCTGGGCGATGA
- a CDS encoding snoRNA-binding rRNA-processing protein UTP15 (transcript_id=CADANIAT00005783), producing the protein MAAPVLPLTQVKLPELPASQLSPEQLHWKTFKNPLLIPSPANGPVNFITQPSAPSSASAFPSLTQPPDVFTVTTGARVQIYSIRTRKLLRTITRFDDTARGTDVRPDGRILVAGDDTGTLQVFDVGSRAILKTWKDHKQPVWVAKFSPSDPTCVLSASDDRTVRLWDLPSENSIKSFVGHSDYVRTAAFMPGSLASSGSLVSGSYDRTVRLWDPRMEGRSAMTFKMGAPLETVLPMPTGTTVLAAADNKIAVLDIVAGKPLHMIQSHQKTVTSLSLASDGTRLLSGALDGHLKIHETTGWNVVAGFKYQSPILSLCAITSGAAREDKHIAVGMQSGLLSIKTRLSGQQKARERERKKEMEALLEGKIEEYDKKKNKNKRRQGSAWERRWRGLDFVGEGVDIIIDGNEAKKRKKEKGWELDLRKGRYATALDQVLGSADRIAQLTLFSELRHRSALRAALRGRDEVTLQPVLQWVYKNITEPRLVGLSVEVAMNVLDIYSANLGQSEQIDKMVERLHWRVRDEVDFAHQAFETKGMLDMLRA; encoded by the coding sequence ATGGCGGCCCCCGTCCTCCCGTTAACGCAGGTCAAGCTGCCCGAGCTGCCCGCATCACAATTAAGCCCCGAGCAGCTCCACTGGAAGACCTTCAAAAATCCTCTCCTCATTCCATCACCAGCAAACGGCCCTGTCAACTTCATCACACAACCATCTGCgccctcttccgcctctgcCTTCCCCTCGCTCACACAGCCCCCCGATGTCTTCACCGTCACAACGGGCGCCCGCGTGCAGATTTACTCTATTCGCACACGAAAACTGCTCCGAACGATCACTCGGTTCGATGACACTGCGCGCGGCACAGACGTTCGTCCTGATGGCAGGATTCTAGTAGCGGGTGATGATACCGGTACATTACAGGTGTTCGATGTTGGTTCGCGAGCGATTTTGAAGACGTGGAAGGACCACAAGCAGCCGGTTTGGGTAGCCAAGTTCTCGCCTAGCGATCCGACGTGTGTTCTGTCCGCAAGCGATGACCGGACTGTGCGGTTGTGGGATCTGCCCAGTGAGAACAGTATCAAATCATTCGTGGGTCACTCCGACTATGTGCGTACTGCGGCGTTCATGCCGGGTTCGCTGGCTTCGTCTGGCTCGTTAGTGTCTGGTAGTTACGATCGAACAGTGCGGTTGTGGGATCCCCGTATGGAGGGCCGGTCTGCCATGACTTTCAAGATGGGCGCGCCGCTGGAAACTGTTCTCCCCATGCCGACGGGCACGACAGTGCTGGCCGCGGCGGACAACAAGATCGCGGTGTTGGATATCGTGGCTGGAAAGCCACTGCATATGATTCAGAGCCATCAAAAGACAGTCACATCACTCTCCTTAGCATCGGACGGAACGCGGTTACTCAGCGGTGCTCTCGATGGCCACCTTAAGATTCACGAAACAACTGGCTGGAATGTCGTGGCTGGCTTCAAATACCAGTCGcccatcctctccctctgcGCAATCACCTCCGGCGCTGCACGCGAAGACAAGCATATTGCCGTTGGTATGCAGTCTGGACTGCTGTCAATCAAGACCCGTCTCTCTGGTCAGCAGAAGGCgcgcgagcgcgagcgcaagaaggaaatggaggcCCTTCTTGAGGGAAAGATTGAAGAGtacgacaagaagaagaacaagaataagAGGCGCCAAGGCTCCGCGTGGGAACGACGATGGCGAGGTCTGGATTTTGTCGGTGAAGGAGtggacatcatcatcgacggtAATGAGgcaaagaagcgcaagaaggagaaggggtggGAACTTGATCTGCGCAAAGGCCGCTACGCTACTGCTCTCGACCAGGTCCTTGGCTCGGCCGACAGGATCGCGCAGCTTACCCTTTTCTCAGAGCTGCGGCACCGCTCTGCGCTTCGTGCGGCCCTGCGGGGTCGTGATGAGGTCACGCTTCAGCCCGTGCTGCAGTGGGTGTACAAGAACATCACGGAGCCGAGACTGGTTGGACTGAGTGTGGAGGTAGCAATGAATGTGTTGGATATCTACTCTGCGAACCTGGGGCAGTCGGAACAGATCGACAAAATGGTAGAGCGGCTGCATTGGCGGGTGAGGGATGAAGTGGACTTTGCGCATCAGGCGTTCGAGACGAAGGGGATGTTGGATATGCTGCGTGCTTAA
- a CDS encoding phytanoyl-CoA dioxygenase family protein (transcript_id=CADANIAT00005784) produces the protein MPGLTPAQVTSFHENGYLVLPDYLTPQQINALITETTSLLTSFDLSTHPLTQFTTGDDEKDNKPHVGDDYFLTSGDKIRFFFEPDAFTPDPSNPTKSILSRPKEKAINKIGHALHSLSKPFEAVSLNEQNAEIARSLGFRDPRVLQSMVICKQPGIGGAVPPHKDSEFLYTSPPSAVGFWFALQDAGVGNATLAMYKGSHKKRSGEVQRRFVRKYNEAGQLCGTGFVSNEGEKFPRDLEVGEDEGEPEVEVLDVKAGSLVLIHGNVLHKSEKNTGDKSRFAYTFHVIEGAEGWEYDSRNWLQPPEGGFSRLYQ, from the coding sequence ATGCCCGGCCTGACCCCCGCCCAAGTCACCTCCTTCCACGAGAACGGCTACCTCGTCCTTCCAGACTACCTCACTCCCCAACAAATCAACGCTCTGATCACCGAAACAACCTCCCTCCTCACATCGTTCGACCTCTCCACACACCCCCTAACACAATTTACGACTGGCGATGACGAAAAAGACAACAAGCCTCACGTCGGCGACGACTACTTCCTCACCAGCGGCGACAAGattcgcttcttcttcgagccgGACGCGTTCACGCCCGATCCTTCTAATCCCACAAAGAGCATCCTAAGCCGTCCAAAGGAGAAAGCAATCAACAAAATCGGACATGCATTGCACTCTCTCTCGAAACCATTCGAGGCCGTAAGCCTAAACGAACAGAACGCGGAAATCGCGCGCAGTCTGGGCTTCAGGGATCCTAGGGTGCTGCAGAGTATGGTTATCTGCAAGCAGCCCGGTATTGGGGGTGCTGTGCCACCGCATAAGGATAGCGAGTTCTTGTACACGAGCCCGCCAAGTGCTGTTGGGTTCTGGTTTGCGCTGCAGGATGCTGGGGTGGGCAATGCGACGCTGGCCATGTATAAGGGGTCTCATAAGAAGCGCTCTGGGGAGGTGCAGAGGAGGTTTGTGAGGAAGTATAATGAGGCTGGGCAGCTTTGCGGGACGGGGTTCGTGAGTAATGAGGGGGAAAAGTTCCCGAGGGACTTGGAGGTGGGGGAGGATGAGGGAGAACCGGAGGTGGAGGTATTGGATGTCAAGGCTGGTTCCTTGGTGCTTATTCATGGGAATGTTCTGCATAAGAGTGAAAAGAACACAGGGGATAAGAGTCGGTTTGCATATACGTTTCATGTCATCGAGGGCGCCGAGGGATGGGAGTATGATAGTAGAAATTGGTTGCAGCCGCCAGAGGGGGGCTTCTCGAGGTTATACCAGTAA
- a CDS encoding uncharacterized protein (transcript_id=CADANIAT00005785) encodes MPFSTTTSSTSTFFSSSSSSFSRDGQQPEEHHSAHRYSTQTQTSPDGTTTVRTIRQDLGQPVIVEEHRYDKDGRELAALPDAQSDGMRRIEDVGDEEFE; translated from the coding sequence ATGCCCTTCAGCACAaccacctcctcaacctccacctTCTTCAGtagttcttccagctccttttcCCGCGACGGCCAACAACCCGAAGAACACCATTCTGCCCACCGTTACAGCACTCAAACTCAGACGTCTCCTGACGGCACAACGACCGTTCGTACGATCAGGCAGGACTTGGGCCAGCCTGTTATTGTTGAGGAACACCGGTACGATAAAGATGGACGGGAACTTGCGGCGCTGCCCGATGCGCAGAGTGatgggatgaggaggattgAGGACGTGGGCGATGAAGAGTTCGAATGA
- a CDS encoding putative sulfate/molybdate transporter (transcript_id=CADANIAT00005786), with the protein MTLQSIRSITEYNISTFRRHYVSEIAGSLGDLGTFLPIALALAANGTVSLASTLIFSGLFNILTGLFFGIPLPVQPMKAIAAVAIARSFSPGSIAAAGIFVAAVLFLGSITGLLQWFTRVVPIPVVKGIQVGAGLSLVMAACTTLHGLGWTHPSWADNRLWAIGVFVALLLTNSTPKRLPYALVVFIIGVVLAIIRSSLKSNLPSFSIWHPSIVIPVGSEWSEGAVDAGLGQLPLTTLNSVVAVVHLAADLLPSVPTPSVTAIGLSVSIMNLIGVWFGAMPVCHGSGGLAAQYRFGARSGASVVFLGVCKLVLGLVFGESLVNLLHRWKMRVESRCTCLRRRGTRGGWS; encoded by the exons ATGACACTGCAATCCATTCGCTCCATCACCGAGTATAATATCTCGACCTTCCGACGGCATTATGTCTCTGAGATTGCTGGCTCCCTTGGAGACCTGGGGACTTTCCTCCCAATAGCGCTCGCCTTAGCTGCCAACGGCACGGTCTCTCTTGCTAGCACGCTTATCTTCTCTGGTCTTTTCAATATTTTGACAggcctcttcttcggcatccCGCTGCCCGTTCAGCCCATGAAGGCCATTGCCGCAGTAGCTATCGCGCGATCCTTCTCGCCGGGATCTATCGCTGCAGCAGGGATATTTGTCGCAGCAGTTCTCTTTCTAGGAAGCATCACCGGTCTGCTGCAGTGGTTTACCCGCGTTGTTCCCATCCCAGTCGTCAAAGGCATCCAAGTTGGGGCTGGCCTGTCCCTTGTAATGGCAGCATGCACCACCTTGCACGGCCTCGGGTGGACTCACCCTTCATGGGCCGACAACCGTCTCTGGGCCATTGGCGTCTTCGTGGCTCTCCTGCTCACGAACTCTACACCCAAACGACTGCCTTATGCCCTTGTTGTCTTCATTATCGGTGTGGTCCTCGCAATCATCCGCAGCTCCCTAAAGTCCAACCTCCCCTCATTCTCGATCTGGCACCCATCTATCGTGATTCCAGTTGGCAGTGAATGGTCGGAAGGTGCCGTTGATGCAGGCCTTGGCCAGCTTCCGCTCACAACGCTCAACTCTGTCGTCGCGGTCGTCCATCTAGCAGCCGATTTACTCCCGTCTGTTCCCACACCATCCGTCACAGCCATCGGTCTCAGTGTCTCTATCATGAACTTGATTGGCGTCTGGTTCGGTGCGATGCCTGTCTGCCACGGCTCCGGCGGGCTAGCAGCCCAGTACCGGTTTGGCGCGCGCTCCGGAGCCAGCGTTGTCTTTCTAGGAGTCTGCAAGCTTGTTCTTGGCCTGGTGTTTGGCGAAAGTCTAGTTAACTTGCTGCACCG GTGGAAGATGAGAGTGGAGAGCAGGTGCACTTgtctgaggaggagaggaacAAGAGGTGGATGGTCATGA
- a CDS encoding uncharacterized protein (transcript_id=CADANIAT00005787) produces the protein MPAVEGCLLCTTSYLCPITTPNTTLFSIATATNRGVCDIGRQNLMADVTIIPNVGEQIIIPPETCHTDNDSCLLPNTTRTRTCVSGGPRNYYTVNGDTYEIIARRLNITTESLTAAALGDETTGPNDRLSPGKFIKVPLCEPSQCAIQPYMFTWGVYKDLAEEFGTTVGQIIMLSPTYNYSSLAFLPGGSFPPTVCS, from the exons ATGCCTGCTGTGGAAGGCTGC CTGCTTTGTAC TACATCCTACCTTTGCCCAATAACAACTCCAAACACCacgctcttctccatcgccacAGCCACAAACCGCGGCGTCTGCGACATCGGGCGACAGAACCTCATGGCCGACGTTACCATCATCCCAAACGTTGGCGAACAAATCATCATCCCACCTGAAACCTGCCATACAGACAACGACAGCTGCCTCCTTCCCAACACCACGAGGACAAGAACCTGCGTCAGCGGTGGCCCTCGGAACTACTACACCGTCAACGGCGACACATACGAAATCATCGCGAGAAGGCTGAATATCACAACCGAGTCTCTCACGGCCGCGGCATTAGGTGATGAGACCACTGGACCGAATGACCGTCTATCGCCGGGCAAGTTCATCAAAGTCCCTCTGTGCGAGCCCAGTCAGTGTGCTATCCAGCCGTATATGTTCACCTGGGGCGTGTACAAGGATCTGGCAGAAGAGTTCGGGACGACCGTCGGACAGATTATAATGCTGAGCCCGACCTATAATTATAGCAGTCTTGCTTTCCTGCCTGGCGGCAGTTTTCCGCCCACAGTGTGCTCGTGA
- a CDS encoding protein CYP675A1 (transcript_id=CADANIAT00005788): MDLIVPNYFKYVNIDTLLLFPLALLVSLAYCIMWITYTRWFHPLAQFPGPFWASVSRIWTVLHVLPGNAEKTQRKLHEKYGPIVRIAPDELITSDPAAVKTLYGVKSGTLKTDFYLAFRPPWARFPDHFSAIGGKQHADRRRIVSAVYSMSSILQSEQYVDACIDLWEEKLGEMADRKESFDLWLWTRMYAYDVIGELFFSKMFGFLEAGGDHLGYIAATDDLIPVQFLAGIMPTYVRPLFLLTGFLLPKVRGALTALASLTEATNATIKRRLFALSELDSNTKPQRADILGKLLDISHKNGKALNFELADIKMESFSGFFAGSETTALTLSGILYNIFRNRAVYEKLTSEIDAAITSHQLSRPHITYTEATRLPYLGACIKEGIRMHPITGVSFPRHAPSCGCEVGGYWIPGNTRVGVNPAVIHFDKSVFGEDAGIFRPERWIEAGANVANMDCHIMQFGMGARVCLGKNISMCEIYKAIPQLLHSFTFEMGAEEPVKTTSYWFHKPVAIHVKVRRR, from the exons ATGGATCTGATCGTACCTAATTACTTCAAATACGTTAACATTGATACATTGCTGTTGTTCCCTTTGGCACTTCTTGTCTCCCTCGCATACTGCATCATGTGGATCACTTACACACGGTGGTTCCACCCCCTCGCGCAATTCCCTGGCCCATTCTGGGCCTCTGTCTCGCGGATCTGGACGGTGTTGCATGTGCTTCCCGGCAATGCTGAGAAGACGCAGAGGAAGCTGCATGAGAAATATG GACCCATTGTCCGCATTGCTCCCGATGAACTTATCACCAGCGACCCAGCCGCAGTGAAGACGCTCTATGGGGTCAAGTCCGGGACCCTCAAG ACCGACTTCTACCTCGCGTTCAGGCCACCGTGGG CCCGGTTCCCAGACCATTTCTCTGCCATCGGCGGGAAACAGCACGCGGATCGCCGGCGCATCGTCAGCGCCGTCTACTCGATGTCCAGCATCCTCCAGTCGGAACAGTACGTCGACGCCTGCATCGACCTCTGGGAGGAAAAGCTCGGCGAGATGGCAGACCGCAAAGAGTCATTTGACTTGTGGCTCTGGACAAGAAT GTACGCGTACGACGTGATCggcgagctcttcttcagcaagatgTTCGGCTTCCTAGAAGCAGGCGGCGACCATCTCGGCTACATCGCCGCCACAGACGATCTGATCCCCGTGCAGTTCCTGGCGGGCATCATGCCCACCTACGTGCGGCCCCTATTCTTGCTGACGGGGTTCCTCCTCCCTAAGGTGCGAGGTGCGCTGACGGCGCTGGCGAGCCTGACGGAGGCGACCAACGCCACGATCAAGAGACGGCTCTTCGCGCTGAGCGAGTTGGACTCCAACACCAAGCCGCAGCGGGCAGATATCCTTGGGAAGCTGCTTGACATTTCGCACAAGAACGGCAAGGCGCTCAACTTTGAGCTGGCCGATATCAAGATGGAATCTTTCAGTGGGTT CTTCGCCGGAAGCGAGACGACAGCCCTGACTCTGTCCGGCATCCTCTACAACATCTTCCGCAATCGAGCCGTCTACGAAAAACTCACTTCTGAGATCGACGCTGCGATTACGAGCCACCAGCTGAGCCGGCCGCACATCACATACACCGAGGCTACTAGGCTCCCCTATCTGGGGGCCTGCATTAAGGAGGGGATCCGAATGCACCCGATCACCGGGGTCTCATTCCCCCGCCACGCCCCATCTTGCGGATGCGAGGTTGGCGGGTACTGGATCCCCGGGAATACACGCGTAGGTGTGAACCCAGCAGTCATTCATTTCGACAAGTCCGTCTTTGGGGAGGACGCGGGTATATTCCGGCCGGAAAGGTGGATAGAGGCCGGCGCGAACGTGGCTAATATGGATTGTCATATAATGCAGTTTGGCATGGGAGCGAGGGTTTGCCTGGGGAAGAAT ATCTCCATGTGCGAGATCTACAAAGCTATTCCGCAGCTACTGCATTCATTTACCTTTGAAATGGGTGCTGAGGAGCCCGTGAAGACGACTTCGTATTGGTTCCATAAACCGGTTGCCATCCACGTGAAGGTTCGGCGCCGTTGA